A window of Acropora muricata isolate sample 2 chromosome 3, ASM3666990v1, whole genome shotgun sequence contains these coding sequences:
- the LOC136911110 gene encoding bleomycin hydrolase-like produces the protein MADAGVNKALLTKIQTAFESDEKNLVVQNVGTQYDPLEVCLNRNVAESVNHIYKHKVKEVKPITNQRSSGRCWIFAFLNAIRQKFVQHFNLEDFEFSQQYLYFWDRIERAYFFINVYEELARKGEEPDGRLMMFLLSDPMSDGGQWDMLINLVEKYGLVPKDVWPEAFTAGRTVRLRKIMNYKLREYAVTLKELVDKKSSDTDISEAKTKMMSEVYRITSLCLGTPPKLFDWEYFDKSKTYCKLTALSPLKFYNEHVKPVYNPLDKVCLVNDPRNPFNKLLTVEYLSNMVNGRRVLYNNQSVDVLKELAAASLRDNEAVWFGCDVGKHFERKLGALHLNIHNYELAFGMSVLTLDKAQRLVYGDSLMTHAMVFTGVSWEEMAGSMQEEGKAQEIKTTKWRVENSWGEEKDKPGYLMMTDDWFTEFVYEVVVDKKYVPAAVMALLEEEPLVLPAWDPMGSLACTSCSQGDNQSHL, from the exons ATGGCCGACGCTGGTGTTAACAAAGCTCTTTTGACAAAAATACAAACAGCTTTCGAAAGTGATGAGAAAAACCTTGTGGTTCAGAATGTAGGGACACAATACGACCCACTTGAAGTGTGTCTAAACAGAAACGTAGCAGAATCGGTGAACCACATTTACAAACATAAG GTAAAAGAAGTTAAGCCCATCACCAACCAGCGGTCATCAGGGAGATGTTGGATTTTTGCATTCTTGAATGCAATTCGACAAAAGTTTGTCCAGCATTTCAATCTGGAAGACTTTGAATTCAGCCAGCAATATCTCTACTTCTGGGACAGAATTGAAAGGGCATACTTTTTCATTAATGTGTACGAAGAACTTGCAAGAAAAGGAGAAGAACCAGATGGACGTTTGATGATGTTTCTACTCTCTGACCCTATGAGTGATGGTGGTCAATGGGATATGCTTATCAATCTCGTGGAGAAATATGGATTGGTCCCCAAGGACGTTTGGCCTGAAGCGTTCACAGCTGGTCGCACCGTAAGATTGAGGAAAATTATGAACTATAAG CTTCGAGAATATGCAGTGACACTGAAAGAACTTGTAGATAAGAAAAGTAGTGACACAGACATCAGTGAGGCAAAGACGAAGATGATGAGTGAG GTGTACAGGATTACCAGCTTATGTCTTGGCACTCCGCCCAAGTTATTTGATTGGGAGTACTTTGACAAAAGTAAAACGTATTGCAAGTTGACAGCATTGTCACCACTTAAGTTCTACAATGAGCATGTCAAACCAGTGTATAACCCACTGGACAAG GTCTGCCTGGTGAATGACCCTCGTAATCCTTTTAACAAATTGCTTACTGTTGAGTACCTTAGTAACATGGTGAATGGACGCCGAGTCCTATATAATAACCAATCTGTTGATGTACTCAAAGAGCTTGCTGCCGCATCTCTCAGAGACAATGAG GCAGTTTGGTTTGGATGTGACGTGGGCaaacattttgaaagaaaacttggGGCCTTACATCTAAACAT TCATAACTATGAGTTGGCATTTGGCATGTCGGTGCTGACTTTGGACAAAGCACAGCGCTTGGTCTATGGAGATTCATTGATGACTCATGCAATGGTCTTCACTGGGGTCTCCTGGGAG GAAATGGCAGGCTCCATGCAGGAAGAAGGAAAAGCCCAGGAAATCAAGACCACAAAATGGAGAGTGGAGAATTCCTGGGGAGAGGAGAAAGACAAACCAGGATATCTGATGATGACAGATGATTGGTTTACTGAGTTTGTCTATGAAGTTGTTGTGGACAAAAAATATGTCCCAGCAGCTGTAATGGCATTGTTAGAGGAAGAGCCCTTGGTGCTTCCAGCATGGGACCCCATGGGATCTCTTGCCTGCACCTCTTGCAGTCAAGGCGATAACCAAAGCCACTTGTGA